The proteins below come from a single Metarhizium brunneum chromosome 1, complete sequence genomic window:
- the sidI_0 gene encoding Acyl-CoA ligase sidI, which translates to MSTQPAVAEPQPQTRPATQKLSVLHGPLEPPLVDLTLGELLQLQTYQHGTQECIVIPWTGARWTYNELNQQSSSLAQALLDMGIGVGDRVGIMAGNCEQYAAVFFAVAKIGAILVILNNTYTPTEAMYGLKFSDCKVFFTTQTIGRLDNRKLLAALDNKTDAPKVFILRGEAGKYTTYDSLIKSTSRKSYDTLYRAMQRVLPHQVVNLQFTSGTTGLPKAAMLTHHNLVNNSRFIGDRMRITAEDILCCPPPMFHCFGLVLGLLAIVTHGGKIVYPAEVFDIPSTLQAISDEGCTAVHGVPAMFDSLFQAEFPPGFNCDKLRTGIIAGAPVPKYLMELLVNKFGMTEFTSSYGLTEASPTCFNAFTDDALSTRLTTVGTLMPHAQAKIVDRDGNTVPVGSRGELCMAGYQLQAGYWNNSEKTSEAMVRDAAGLLWLHTGDEAVFDENGYCTITGRFKDIIIRGGENIYPLEIEERLMAHPSVSRAIVVGLRDKHYGEVVGAFVERLEGSPQPTDAELRDWVRSTLGKHKSPAHVLWLGQDGVPCDVPLTGSGKVRKFEMAALGNEILAKRGQTSKL; encoded by the exons gcttcaGACGTACCAGCATGGAACTCAAGAGTGCATCGTCATTCCCTGGACCGGAGCACGATGGACGTACAACGAGTTGAACCAACAGAGTTCCTCCCTCGCACAGGCCCTCTTGGATATGGGAATCGGGGTTGGAGACCGcgtgggcatcatggccgggAACTGCGAGCAGtacgccgccgtcttcttcgccgtggccaaaatcggcgccatcctcgtcatcctgAACAACACGTACACGCCCACCGAGGCCATGTACGGCCTGAAGTTTTCCGACTGCAAGGTATTCTTCACCACCCAGACCATCGGCCGGTTGGACAACCGGAAGCTTCTGGCTGCGCTGGACAACAAAACCGACGCGCCCAAGGTCTTCATCCTGCGAGGCGAAGCAGGAAAATACACCACCTATGACTCCCTCATCAAATCGACCAGTCGCAAGAGTTACGACACGCTGTACCGGGCTATGCAGCGAGTGCTGCCACATCAGGTCGTCAACTTGCAGTTTACAAGTGGCACCACAGGTCTCCCAAAGGCCGCCATGCTCACTCACCA CAATCTGGTCAACAACTCCCGCTTCATTGGCGACAGGATGAGGATAACGGCCGAGGACATCCTATGCTGTCCTCCTCCCATGTTCCACtgctttggccttgtcctgggCCTTTTGGCCATCGTCACCCACGGCGGCAAGATTGTGTATCCGGCCGAAGTCTTTGACATCCCCTCCACTCTTCAGGCCATCTCTGACGAGGGCTGCACGGCTGTCCACGGCGTGCCGGCCATGTTCGACTCTCTCTTCCAGGCCGAGTTCCCGCCCGGGTTCAACTGCGACAAGCTACGGACCGGAATCATTGCGGGCGCGCCCGTCCCGAAATACCTGATGGAGCTCCTGGTCAACAAGTTTGGCATGACCGAGTTCACCAGCAGCTACGGCCTGACGGAGGCCTCGCCGACCTGCTTCAACGCCTTCACCGACGACGCCCTGAGCACGAGGCTGACCACGGTCGGCACCCTGATGCCGCACGCCCAGGCAAAGATTGTCGACCGCGACGGCAACACCGTGCCCGTGGGCTCACGGGGCGAGCTCTGCATGGCGGGATACCAGCTCCAGGCCGGCTACTGGAATAACTCGGAAAAGACCAGCGAAGCCATGGTCCGGGACGCGGCAGGGCTTCTGTGGCTGCACacgggcgacgaggccgtcttTGACGAGAATGGATACTGCACGATTACGGGACGGTTCAAGGATATCATCATTCGAG GCGGAGAGAACATCTACCCTCTTGAAATCGAGGAGCGGCTCATGGCACACCCGTCAGTCTCCCGGGCCATTGTGGTCGGACTCAGGGACAAGCACTATGGCGAAGTTGTCGGCGCCTTTGTCGAGAGGCTCGAAGGCAGCCCCCAGCCGACGGACGCGGAATTGCGCGACTGGGTCCGCAGCACGCTGGGCAAGCACAAGTCCCCGGCGCATGTTTTATGGCTGGGCCAAGATGGGGTTCCTTGCGACGTGCCGCTGACTGGAAGCGGCAAAGTGAGAAAGTTTgagatggcggcgttggggAATGAGATTTTGGCCAAGAGAGGGCAGACGTCAAAGTTGTAG
- the OXR1_0 gene encoding Oxidoreductase, with protein MGSVLNVSDAPTVRVFIAGGSYAGLSVATNLLDLGQGLSPRMFQQPYEHHPNLPRVNWDITVADERDGFYHLIGSPLALADAEYAKKVWIKFQDLPGLQTPQIKFIQASVSSVDCEAKTATTIDSTTKVASTHEYDYFVAATGLRRVWPVVPQSLTRKQYLLEVEEHIHSVASAQHGVVVVGGGAVGIEMAAELKLVKPDVKVTLIHSRDKLLSSENLSDECKDKALELLKEAGVDVLMSHRLASTTEAETANGSPKYEIEFTNGHKMSASVVIMAMSKSKSTATYLPSSAIDGDGYVKIESNCTFSPGTPNAEFHLCAGDLTKWSGIKRCGWAMHSGHYAAQNIHKFLLKKHVGQEPKFAELQEVPPMIGLAVGKTAVASGPEGTVFGEDVMQAYFKHDLGFTICWDWMGLAGRKEDKTD; from the exons ATGGGTTCAGTCCTAAATGTGTCAGACGCTCCAACCGTCAGAGTGTTCATTGCGGGAGGTTCGTATGCTGGCCTGTCCGTGGCCACCAATCTTCTCGACCTCGGACAGGGTCTCTCGCCACGCATGTTCCAGCAGCCATACGAGCATCACCCCAACCTTCCCCGCGTAAACTGGGACATTACCGTTGCTGATGAGAGAGACGGTTTTT ATCACTTGATTGGGTCTCCGCTTGCCCTGGCTGACGCAGAGTATGCCAAGAAGGTCTGGATTAAATTCCAAGACCTCCCTGGACTGCAGACCCCCCAGATCAAGTTCATCCAGGCCTCTGTATCAAGTGTTGACTGCGAGGCAAAGACAGCCACTACAATTGACAGCACAACCAAGGTTGCCAGCACACACGAGTATGACTACTTCGTTGCTGCCACCGGTCTCCGGAGGGTGTGGCCGGTCGTGCCCCAATCCCTGACGAGAAAGCAGTATCTTCTCGAAGTCGAGGAGCATATTCATTCAGTTGCCAGCGCCCAGCACGGCGTGGTTGTTGTGGGAGGTGGAGCGGTCGGCATTGAGATGGCAGCTGAGCTTAAGCTGGTTAAGCCTGATGTAAAGGTTACTCTTATCCACTCCCGAGACAAGCTTTTATCATCAGAGAATCTCTCAGACGAgtgcaaggacaaggcctTGGAGCTACTCAAGGAGGCCGGTGTTGATGTATTGATGAGCCATCGACTCGCATCTACCACGGAGGCTGAGACCGCCAACGGGTCCCCCAAATATGAGATTGAGTTTACTAATGGGCACAAAATGTCTGCCAGTGTGGttatcatggccatgtccaagagCAAGTCAACAGCGACCTATCTGCCTTCATCGGCAATTGACGGGGACGGCTACGTTAAAATCGAGAGCAA TTGCACTTTCTCCCCTGGCACCCCGAATGCCGAATTCCACCTCTGCGCCGGAGACTTGACCAAGTGGTCGGGCATCAAGCGCTGCGGCTGGGCCATGCACAGCGGCCACTATGCCGCTCAGAACATTCACAAATTCCTCCTGAAGAAGCATGTAGGCCAGGAACCCAAGTTTGCAGAGCTCCAAGAAGTGCCCCCCATGATTGGATTGGCGGTGGGAAAGACGGCTGTTGCTTCGGGGCCCGAGGGCACCGTCTTTGGAGAGGATGTCATGCAGGCCTACTTCAAACACGACCTTGGATTTACGA TTTGTTGGGACTGGATGGGCCTCGCTGGACGGAAGGAGGATAAGACTGACTGA
- the ABC1_0 gene encoding ABC transporter 1 has protein sequence MAAGNDIASPVAASAQESATTDNDSTGVMVATSPAKNNFFSFFQLLFYASPTWLDYLLLVFGTLCACCAGVPFPLMGILFGQVLDNLNDASCDAESSQSTGDIQSEVNKKVLILVYIAIANFIVIYLYIVSWSIFSRRLEARIRDRYFQTLLRQDATFYDSRQAGELTSRLNSDIQIIQAGTSEKVGICIAVSSFFISSYVVAFVRDTKLAAILISLIPAFLLMAAITSIFTQKYAARMSDAIASASSIAQEALSHIAVVQAFGAGPRLEAKFASTMMTAQKEGMKKAVTAAIQAGTLFFISYSANALAFWQGSRQIADAVENGGNNVSVGRTYTVIFLLVDACVILGSIAPLLPIIGAATASFQKLKADIDAPSGIDSQSGDGDKLPDTIDGSVEFHDVSFAYVSRPDRPVLRGVSFSCPAGKHTALVGLSGSGKSTVAGLTARIYDPTDGIVTLDGHDLKNLNVKNLRSFMSLVQQEPSLLDRSILENIALGILNSPWPEHQRFQPVILGSGLAEIAAKLAAGKDLASLAGAHGPDMVDLVQLVREAASLADASGFIGRFEFGYGTQVGIGGKLVSGGQRQRIALARALIRDPKILILDEATASLDSASEHRIQMAIESIAKGRTVIAIAHRLSTIKSADNIIVMNGGEIIEQGSHLELMALNGSYAGMVRLQNIESLQNDDTPSMASTARGDVDTIITEKDSVLEEKTADTFQVQDKEQPALNSEGIIPTTSSLDSSKTGWEIIKDLGRMMRPHLSWFLLAIAAGIIVGASFTGSGLIFGNTVGRLSPCNSPGDIRWAGKFFGGLFFMLAVIELLANSISWSSFGNISEKLLYKVRVLCFRSLYEQGLDWHQADGRTPASLLSVITADAAAIGGFSGSIIGNCFSIIVNFVIAIIVSHILAWKIAIVCLVTVPILLGSGILQLRALTRFERKHADAFSDAIGITVEAVNSFKTISSLSLENEILGNYRRTLRPPYKAMAAGTAYANIWLAISYGTSNLIYAFAYWWGSTRITKGEYTSTEFFVILVAMLVSAQLWGNMFTLAPEVSRAREAGSRILSLIEQGSSKDLAVKEMALSSTQTTAREDIEAAAEGPPKSASPNRGATVTFKDVSFAYPARPHIPIVQNMSFTIQAGQFCGLVGPSGAGKSTILSLVQRMYRPTGGAIEINGSNICAREGTEFRNDIAVVPQDCALFDGTIKFNVGLGATPNHEATDEEIKEACRLANIHDTIMALPDGYNTECGPNGSRLSGGQRQRLAIARALVRKPQLLLLDESTSALDAESEKALQEGLERAARGITVIAITHRLRTVRKADVIFVVEGGTIVEKGRHEELVEKSETYRINALQQMLGS, from the exons atggcagctGGAAACGACATTGCCAGTCCGGTGGCTGCATCGGCACAGGAGTCCGCTACCACAGACAATGATTCCACAGGTGTTATGGTTGCAACGTCGCCTGCAAAGAACAAC TTCTTCAGTTTCTTTCAGCTGCTGTTCTACGCCAGCCCGACATGGCTGGATTATCTTCTACTCGTCTTCGGCACTCTTTGTGCCTGCTGTGCTGGTGTCCCGTTCCCTTTGATGGGTATTCTCTTTGGCCAGGTTCTCGACAACCTCAATGATGCTTCGTGCGATGCAGAGAGTTCCCAAAGTACAGGCGATATTCAGTCCGAAGTCAACAAGAAGGTGCTGATACTGGTATAcatcgccattgccaacttCATTGTCATATATCTCTACATTGTGTCGTGGAGCATATTTAGTCGCAGACTGGAGGCTCGAATAAGAGATCGATACTTTCAAACACTCCTTCGCCAGGATGCCACCTTTTATGACAGTCGCCAAGCTGGTGAGCTCACATCGCGGTTGAACTCTGATATCCAGATCATCCAAGCCGGTACCTCTGAAAAGGTTGGTATCTGTATTGCCGTTAgttccttcttcatctcaTCATATGTCGTCGCGTTTGTGAGGGACACAAAGTTGGCTGCTATTCTAATTAGCTTAATCCCTGCATTTCTGTTGATGGCAGCAATTACGAGCATATTCACGCAAAAGTACGCCGCCCGTATGTCTGACGCGATTGCTTCAGCCTCCTCTATCGCTCAGGAGGCACTCTCACATATAGCAGTGGTACAAGCCTTTGGAGCAGGCCCTCGCCTTGAAGCCAAGTTTGCTTCCACAATGATGACTGCCCAAAAAGAGGGAATGAAGAAGGCCGTAACGGCTGCCATTCAGGCCGGGACCCTCTTTTTCATTTCGTATTCCGCTAATGCTTTGGCATTCTGGCAAGGAAGTCGACAGATTGCCGATGCCGTGGAAAACGGCGGGAATAACGTCTCTGTTGGAAGAACATACACGGTCATTTTCCTCCTTGTAGACG CTTGCGTTATCCTTGGTTCCATTGCACCACTGCTCCCCATCATTGGGGCTGCAACCGCGTCATTTCAGAAACTGAAGGCGGATATTGACGCCCCATCTGGGATTGACTCGCAGTCGGGTGATGGGGACAAGCTTCCCGATACCATCGACGGCTCAGTTGAGTTTCACGATGTTTCATTTGCCTACGTTTCTCGCCCTGATCGTCCTGTGCTGAGAGGAgtctccttctcctgccCTGCCGGCAAGCATACAGCACTAGTCGGCCTTTCTGGAAGTGGAAAATCTACAGTTGCAGGTCTCACAGCGAGGATATATGATCCTACAGATGGTATTGTGACGTTGGACGGGCACGACCTAAAGAACCTTAACGTGAAGAATTTACGAAGCTTCATGAGCTTGGTTCAGCAGGAACCATCCCTTCTCGACAGATCCATTCTGGAGAATATTGCCCTTGGTATTCTCAACTCTCCTTGGCCCGAGCATCAGCGATTCCAGCCTGTGATTTTGGGATCTGGTCTAGCTGAAATTGCTGCCAAACTTGCAGCCGGAAAGGATCTAGCTTCTCTGGCAGGTGCACATGGCCCAGATATGGTCGATTTGGTCCAACTGGTTCGTGAGGCAGCCTCTCTAGCTGATGCCTCCGGTTTTATAGGAAGATTCGAATTCGGGTATGGAACTCAAGTCGGCATTGGTGGTAAACTGGTCAGTGGTGGTCAACGTCAAAGAATTGCGCTTGCTAGAGCACTTATTAGGGACCCCAAGATCCTTATTCTGGACGAGGCTACTGCTTCCCTGGATTCTGCCAGCGAGCATCGTATTCAAATGGCCATCGAATCCATTGCCAAGGGTCGGACTGTTATTGCCATTGCACACAGACTTTCTACTATCAAGAGCGCAGACAATATCATCGTCATGAATGGCGGCGAGATCATCGAACAAGGTTCTCATTTGGAGCTTATGGCACTTAATGGTTCATATGCAGGCATGGTTCGTCTCCAGAACATTGAGTCTTTGCAGAACGATGACACCCCGTCCATGGCAAGTACTGCAAGAGGGGACGTCGACACGATAATTACAGAGAAGGACTCTGTTCTCGAGGAAAAGACCGCAGACACGTTTCAGGTGCAAGACAAGGAACAACCTGCTCTGAACTCAGAGGGTATTATACCAACAACTTCCAGTCTCGATTCCAGTAAAACCGGCTGGGAAATCATTAAGGATTTGGGTCGTATGATGCGACCACATTTGTCTTGGTTTCTGCTGGCTATTGCGGCCGGAATTATTGTTGGAGCAAGTTTCACTGGATCTGGTTTAATATTTGGTAACACCGTTGGAAGGCTAAGTCCGTGCAATTCCCCAGGTGACATTCGCTGGGCAGGAAAGTTCTTTGGAGGCTTGTTCTTCATGTTAGCCGTCATCGAGCTTCTCGCCAATTCAATTAGCTGGTCCTCTTTTGGTAACATTTCAGAGAAACTTCTCTACAAGGTCCGCGTACTTTGTTTCCGTTCTCTCTATGAACAAGGCTTGGACTGGCATCAGGCTGATGGGCGCACCCCAGCATCGTTATTGTCCGTCATTACGGCCGATGCTGCCGCTATCGGTGGCTTTAGCGGCTCCATTATTGGAAATTGCTTTTCAATCATTGTCAACTTCGTCATAGCCATCATTGTTTCGCATATTTTGGCATGGAAGATTGCTATAGTGTGTCTGGTGACGGTACCAATACTATTGGGATCAGGCATTCTACAGCTTCGGGCTCTGACCAGATTTGAGCGGAAACATGCCGACGCGTTTTCAGATGCCATCGGTATTACCGTCGAGGCTGTGAATTCTTTCAAGACTATTTCGTCTTTATCCCTGGAAAACGAAATTCTGGGCAACTATCGCCGGACGCTTCGCCCGCCGTacaaggccatggcggctgGCACTGCCTATGCCAATATATGGCTCGCTATTTCGTATGGAACTAGTAACCTTATATATGCATTTGCCTACTGGTGGGGTTCAACGAGAATCACAAAGGGAGAGTACACCTCCACCGAGTTTTTCGTCATTCTCGTGGCTATGCTAGTTAGTGCTCAGCTTTGGGGCAACATGTTTACCCTTGCCCCGGAGGTTTCGCGTGCCCGTGAAGCGGGCTCCCGCATATTGAGTCTAATAGAACAAGGTTCTTCCAAAGACCTGGCGGTCAAGGAAATGGCTCTTTCGTCAACACAAACTACCGCCAGAGAGGacattgaagctgctgcggAGGGTCCTCCGAAGTCTGCTTCTCCCAACAGAGGTGCTACCGTAACGTTCAAGGACGTTTCATTCGCGTACCCGGCCCGGCCGCATATTCCCATTGTCCAGAACATGTCATTCACCATCCAGGCGGGCCAGTTTTGTGGTCTAGTCGGACCCTCAGGGGCGGGCAAATCTACCATCCTGTCACTTGTTCAAAGAATGTACCGTCCAACAGGAGGAGCTATCGAAATCAATGGATCGAATATTTGTGCACGAGAGGGGACTGAGTTCCGAAACGACATTGCCGTCGTCCCCCAAGACTGTGCTCTTTTTGATGGCACAATCAAGTTCaacgtcggcctcggcgcaaCGCCAAATCATGAGGCAACCGATGAAGAAATCAAAGAGGCTTGTCGTTTGGCTAACATACATGACACCATAATGGCACTCCCGGACGGATACAACACTGAGTGTGGTCCTAATGGATCGCGTTTGTCTGGGGGCCAGCGACAGCGGCTAGCCATTGCTCGAGCTTTGGTACGAAAACCtcag